Proteins from one Drosophila gunungcola strain Sukarami chromosome 3R, Dgunungcola_SK_2, whole genome shotgun sequence genomic window:
- the LOC128252832 gene encoding unconventional myosin-Ia isoform X2 has translation MEQEIGTWDSVLLENLSEDSFINNIHQRYKRDHIYTYIGTSVVALNPYHHISEHSLYNVRNYGDKGIFQLPPHIYGLTNLAYQSLKDQSEDQCILLTGESGSGKTETFKMIVNFLTHIQDRSHCPATPNVLRKQSSTSSNSGLVPHAHRRASSSCSGTANFIICKNRAENPPATISRRQSPSPGPSQRSRTRAESIERQSRRHMREKIVDFDFSHHKSSENISSLLESHAHHLHPTKSCFKHQQTQVGACTALPAAAKGSPKYAVPSVYGGCRQCGHSKCVRAQSLEKEERDELRGSTCRLSTIASTTAAHPAHPHRGSCSNLIRQHSTESQPERERDRDRSSLMGSTQRISLYDAHKLSKVLGDLPPPPPSSVSPTPSASSSLHRRHKSPTQRMRECVTCADVFLEAMGNACTLKNNNSSRYGKLFDIEIDFKGDPMGVHITHYMLEKTRITDTVIGERNFHIFYQLLLGADLQLLKALKLYRNVEKYELLRNTTAMEEDRMNFHYTKRSLDVLGLSCEESNSIFRVIAVVLKLGNFIFVPITNIDGTEGCQVSNVYEVQETAQLLNIEAQILINCLTRANSSNSAQEDVGCEMDARQAATNRNTLCRTLYSRLFTWLVNKINESLKSTQREKNLALLDFYGFEVLEHNSFEQFAINYSAEKIHQNFVFHVLRSEQELYIREGLEWSRIDYFDNESICELIDKPSYGILSLINESHLNSNEALLLRVQQCCAGHPNFMTTGSNSMCFQIRHFASVVNYSIHRFLEKNSDMLPKYISAGFYQSKLSLVQSLFPEGNPRRQATKKPSTLSSNIRTQLQTLLAIAKHRRSHYVFCIKPNEGKQPHQFDMALVQHQVRYMSLMPLVHLCRTGHCFHLLHVKFFHRYKLLNSLTWPHFHGGSQVEGIALIIRNLPLPSAEFTIGTKNVFVRSPRTVFELEQFRRLRISELAVLIQKMFRMYHARKRFQRMRRSQMIISSAWRTWRAREEYRSLKYKRQVKWAIEVIGRYYRQWKIQQFLLTIPLRLPPNTLSPLSSEWPAAPVFLADASRQLRSIYHRWKCYVYRNSFDQTARNRMREKVTASIIFKDRKASYARSVGHPFVGDYVRLRHNQQWKKICAETNDQYVVFADIINKIARSSGKFVPILLVLSTSSLLLLDQRTLQIKYRVPASEIYRMSLSPYLDDIAVFHVKASEFGRKKGDFVFQTGHVIEIVTKMFLVIQNATGKPPEIHISTEFEANFGQQTVIFSFKYGGMSDLAQGPPKVTRKANRMEIIV, from the exons ATGGAGCAGGAAATCGGCACCTGGGACTCGGTGCTGCTGGAGAACCTGTCCGAGGATAGCTTCATAAACAACATCCACCAGCGTTACAAGCGCGATCACATATAT ACCTACATTGGAACTTCTGTTGTGGCTCTGAATCCATATCATCACATATCCGAGCACTCGCTGTACAATGTCCGCAACTATGGCGACAAGGGCATCTTCCAGCTGCCGCCCCACAT CTATGGTCTCACAAATCTGGCCTACCAGTCGCTTAAGGATCAGAGCGAGGACCAGTGCATACTGCTCACCGGCGAGAGTGGGTCGGGCAAGACGGAGACCTTCAAAATGATCGTGAACTTTCTGACCCACATACAGGATCGCTCGCACTGCCCCGCCACCCCGAATGTCCTGCGAAAGCAATCCTCGACCAGTTCGAACAGCGGGCTGGTGCCGCACGCCCACAGGCGCGCCTCCAGCAGCTGCTCCGGCACTGCCAACTTTATTATATGCAAGAACAGGGCGGAAAATCCGCCGGCCACTATTTCGCGGCGACAGAGCCCCTCGCCAGGACCGTCGCAGCGTTCGCGGACGCGGGCTGAGAGCATTGAGCGCCAGAGCAGGCGCCATATGCGCGAGAAGATCGTCGACTTTGATTTCTCGCACCACAAGAGCAGCGAGAACATCAGCAGCCTGCTCGAATCGCATGCCCACCACTTGCACCCGACCAAGTCGTGCTTCAAGCACCAGCAGACCCAAGTAGGCGCCTGCACTGCCTTGCCCGCGGCTGCCAAGGGTTCGCCCAAGTATGCTGTGCCCTCCGTCTACGGCGGCTGTCGCCAATGCGGCCACAGCAAGTGCGTCCGTGCCCAGAGCCTGGAGAAAGAGGAGCGGGATGAGCTGCGAGGCAGCACCTGCCGTTTGTCCACCATAGCCAGCACCACCGCCGCCCACCCGGCTCATCCACATCGCGGCAGCTGCTCCAACCTGATTCGCCAGCACTCAACTGAGAGCCAGCCGGAGCGGGAACGTGATCGGGATCGAAGCTCCCTAATGGGCTCCACGCAACGTATATCGCTGTACGATGCACACAAGCTGAGCAAGGTCTTGGGCGATCTGCCGCCCCCGCCGCCCAGCTCCGTTTCACCCACGCCCTcggccagctcctcgctgCACAGGCGCCACAAGTCGCCAACGCAGAGGATGCGCGAGTGCGTCACCTGTGCGGATGTGTTCCTGGAGGCCATGGGCAACGCCTGCACGCTGAAGAATAACAATTCCAGCCGATAT GGAAAGTTATTCGATATCGAAATTGACTTTAAGGGCGATCCGATGGGCGTGCACATAACCCACT ATATGCTGGAAAAG ACCCGTATAACAGACACTGTCATCGGAGAGCGAAATTTTCACATATTTTACCAGTTACTATTAGGGGCTGATCTTCAGTTGCTAA AAGCGCTTAAGCTGTATCGAAATGTAGAGAAGTACGAGCTGCTGCGCAACACAACTGCCATGGAGGAGGATCGTATGAATTTTCATTATACCAAG CGATCTTTGGATGTATTGGGCCTTAGCTGTGAGGAAAGCAACTCTATTTTTCGGGTTATCGCTGTTGTTCTTAAGTtgggaaattttattttcgtaccTATTACCAACATTGATGGTACCGAGGGTTGTCAGGTGTCCAATGTTTACG AGGTTCAAGAGACAGCACAGCTCCTTAATATAGAAGCCCAAATCCTGATCAACTGTTTGACCAGAGCTAATAGCTCGAACAGTGCTCAAGAGGATGTGGGCTGTGAAATGGATGCCAGACAAGCGGCCACCAACCGAAACACCCTCTGTCGTACTCTCTACAGCCGCCTCTTCACCTGGCTGGTGAACAAAATTAATGAGTCCCTGAAATCGACTCAGCGCGAAAAGAACCTGGCGTTGCTTGATTTTTATGGATTCGAAGTGCTGGAGCACAACTCCTTTGAGCAGTTTGCCATTAATTACAGTGCGGAGAAGATCCATCAG AATTTTGTGTTCCATGTACTGCGCTCTGAGCAAGAACTATATATCCGAGAAGGATTGGAGTGGTCGCGGATTGACTATTTCGACAATGAGTCAATTTGTGAGCTGATAGACAAGCCCAGCTACGGCATCCTTAGCTTAATCAACGAATCCCATCTAAATAGTAACGAGGCTTTGCTTTTACGAGTTCAGCAGTGTTGTGCGGGGCATCCAAACTTTATGACCACCGGCAGTAACTCTATGTGCTTTCA AATACGTCACTTTGCGAGTGTGGTAAACTACTCAATACATCGGTTTCTTGAGAAGAATTCAGACATGCTGCCAAAGTACATCAGTGCTGGCTTTTACCAGAGTAAACTCTCTCTAGTGCAGAGCCTATTTCCCGAGGGAAATCCCCGACGGCAGGCCACCAAGAAGCCCAGCACGCTAAGCTCGAACATCCGAACACAGCTGCAGACGCTGCTGGCCATCGCAAAGCACCGCCGCTCTCACTATGTATTCTGCATCAAGCCCAACGAGGGCAAACAGCCGCACCAGTTTGATATGGCGCTGGTGCAGCACCAGGTGCGGTACATGTCGCTCATGCCGCTGGTCCACCTGTGCCGCACCGGCCACTGCTTCCACCTACTGCACGTCAAGTTCTTTCACCGTTACAAGCTGCTCAACAGCCTCACTTGGCCCCACTTCCACGGTGGCAGCCAGGTGGAGGGCATCGCTCTGATTATACGCAACTTGCCGCTGCCTTCGGCGGAGTTCACGATCGGCACCAAGAATGTGTTCGTGCGCAGTCCGCGCACCGTTTTCGAGCTGGAGCAGTTCCGCCGCCTGCGGATCAGCGAGCTGGCCGTGCTCATCCAGAAGATGTTTCGTATGTACCATGCGAGGAAGCGTTTTCAGCGAATGCGGCGCAGTCAGATGATCATCTCGAGCGCCTGGCGCACGTGGCGG GCCCGCGAGGAGTATCGGTCCTTGAAGTACAAACGCCAGGTTAAATGGGCCATCGAAGTGATAGGGCGTTACTACCGCCAGTGGAAGATCCAGCAGTTCCTGCTGACTATCCCCCTGCGTCTGCCCCCCAACACGTTGAGCCCGCTTTCTTCAGAATGGCCAGCGGCTCCTGTTTTTCTGGCAGATGCCTCGCGACAGTTGCGATCCATCTACCATCGCTGGAAGTGCTATGTCTACCGGAACTCGTTTGACCAGACAGCACGCAATCGAATGCGAGAGAAGGTCACAGCCAGTATAATCTTTAAGGACCGAAAAGCCTCCTATGCACGAAG CGTGGGCCATCCATTTGTGGGCGACTATGTGCGACTGCGCCACAACCAGCAGTGGAAGAAGATCTGCGCCGAGACTAACGATCAGTATGTGGTCTTTGCAGATATAATCAACAAAATAGCGCGCTCCAGTGGAAAG TTTGTGCCCATTTTGCTGGTATTGTCCACCTcatcgctgctgctgttggatCAGCGAACGCTGCAAATCAAGTACAGAGTGCCTGCATCGGAGATTTACCGGATGTCTCTGAGCCCCTACCTGGATGACATTGCTGTGTTCCACGTAAAGGCG TCTGAGTTTGGACGGAAAAAGGGAGACTTCGTGTTTCAAACGGGTCATGTAATTGAAATCGTGACCAAAATGTTTCTAGTCATACAAAATGCCACAGGCAAACCGCCGGAGATACACATAAGCACTGA ATTTGAAGCAAATTTCGGCCAACAAACTGTCATCTTCTCGTTCAAATACGGCGGCATGTCGGACCTAGCACAAGGCCCACCTAAGGTCACGCGCAAGGCGAACCGCATGGAGATAATTGTGTGA
- the LOC128252832 gene encoding unconventional myosin-Ia isoform X1 has translation MEQEIGTWDSVLLENLSEDSFINNIHQRYKRDHIYTYIGTSVVALNPYHHISEHSLYNVRNYGDKGIFQLPPHIYGLTNLAYQSLKDQSEDQCILLTGESGSGKTETFKMIVNFLTHIQDRSHCPATPNVLRKQSSTSSNSGLVPHAHRRASSSCSGTANFIICKNRAENPPATISRRQSPSPGPSQRSRTRAESIERQSRRHMREKIVDFDFSHHKSSENISSLLESHAHHLHPTKSCFKHQQTQVGACTALPAAAKGSPKYAVPSVYGGCRQCGHSKCVRAQSLEKEERDELRGSTCRLSTIASTTAAHPAHPHRGSCSNLIRQHSTESQPERERDRDRSSLMGSTQRISLYDAHKLSKVLGDLPPPPPSSVSPTPSASSSLHRRHKSPTQRMRECVTCADVFLEAMGNACTLKNNNSSRYGKLFDIEIDFKGDPMGVHITHYMLEKTRITDTVIGERNFHIFYQLLLGADLQLLKALKLYRNVEKYELLRNTTAMEEDRMNFHYTKRSLDVLGLSCEESNSIFRVIAVVLKLGNFIFVPITNIDGTEGCQVSNVYEVQETAQLLNIEAQILINCLTRANSSNSAQEDVGCEMDARQAATNRNTLCRTLYSRLFTWLVNKINESLKSTQREKNLALLDFYGFEVLEHNSFEQFAINYSAEKIHQNFVFHVLRSEQELYIREGLEWSRIDYFDNESICELIDKPSYGILSLINESHLNSNEALLLRVQQCCAGHPNFMTTGSNSMCFQIRHFASVVNYSIHRFLEKNSDMLPKYISAGFYQSKLSLVQSLFPEGNPRRQATKKPSTLSSNIRTQLQTLLAIAKHRRSHYVFCIKPNEGKQPHQFDMALVQHQVRYMSLMPLVHLCRTGHCFHLLHVKFFHRYKLLNSLTWPHFHGGSQVEGIALIIRNLPLPSAEFTIGTKNVFVRSPRTVFELEQFRRLRISELAVLIQKMFRMYHARKRFQRMRRSQMIISSAWRTWRECRFGIPFTGRRHLWSLYRVAREEYRSLKYKRQVKWAIEVIGRYYRQWKIQQFLLTIPLRLPPNTLSPLSSEWPAAPVFLADASRQLRSIYHRWKCYVYRNSFDQTARNRMREKVTASIIFKDRKASYARSVGHPFVGDYVRLRHNQQWKKICAETNDQYVVFADIINKIARSSGKFVPILLVLSTSSLLLLDQRTLQIKYRVPASEIYRMSLSPYLDDIAVFHVKASEFGRKKGDFVFQTGHVIEIVTKMFLVIQNATGKPPEIHISTEFEANFGQQTVIFSFKYGGMSDLAQGPPKVTRKANRMEIIV, from the exons ATGGAGCAGGAAATCGGCACCTGGGACTCGGTGCTGCTGGAGAACCTGTCCGAGGATAGCTTCATAAACAACATCCACCAGCGTTACAAGCGCGATCACATATAT ACCTACATTGGAACTTCTGTTGTGGCTCTGAATCCATATCATCACATATCCGAGCACTCGCTGTACAATGTCCGCAACTATGGCGACAAGGGCATCTTCCAGCTGCCGCCCCACAT CTATGGTCTCACAAATCTGGCCTACCAGTCGCTTAAGGATCAGAGCGAGGACCAGTGCATACTGCTCACCGGCGAGAGTGGGTCGGGCAAGACGGAGACCTTCAAAATGATCGTGAACTTTCTGACCCACATACAGGATCGCTCGCACTGCCCCGCCACCCCGAATGTCCTGCGAAAGCAATCCTCGACCAGTTCGAACAGCGGGCTGGTGCCGCACGCCCACAGGCGCGCCTCCAGCAGCTGCTCCGGCACTGCCAACTTTATTATATGCAAGAACAGGGCGGAAAATCCGCCGGCCACTATTTCGCGGCGACAGAGCCCCTCGCCAGGACCGTCGCAGCGTTCGCGGACGCGGGCTGAGAGCATTGAGCGCCAGAGCAGGCGCCATATGCGCGAGAAGATCGTCGACTTTGATTTCTCGCACCACAAGAGCAGCGAGAACATCAGCAGCCTGCTCGAATCGCATGCCCACCACTTGCACCCGACCAAGTCGTGCTTCAAGCACCAGCAGACCCAAGTAGGCGCCTGCACTGCCTTGCCCGCGGCTGCCAAGGGTTCGCCCAAGTATGCTGTGCCCTCCGTCTACGGCGGCTGTCGCCAATGCGGCCACAGCAAGTGCGTCCGTGCCCAGAGCCTGGAGAAAGAGGAGCGGGATGAGCTGCGAGGCAGCACCTGCCGTTTGTCCACCATAGCCAGCACCACCGCCGCCCACCCGGCTCATCCACATCGCGGCAGCTGCTCCAACCTGATTCGCCAGCACTCAACTGAGAGCCAGCCGGAGCGGGAACGTGATCGGGATCGAAGCTCCCTAATGGGCTCCACGCAACGTATATCGCTGTACGATGCACACAAGCTGAGCAAGGTCTTGGGCGATCTGCCGCCCCCGCCGCCCAGCTCCGTTTCACCCACGCCCTcggccagctcctcgctgCACAGGCGCCACAAGTCGCCAACGCAGAGGATGCGCGAGTGCGTCACCTGTGCGGATGTGTTCCTGGAGGCCATGGGCAACGCCTGCACGCTGAAGAATAACAATTCCAGCCGATAT GGAAAGTTATTCGATATCGAAATTGACTTTAAGGGCGATCCGATGGGCGTGCACATAACCCACT ATATGCTGGAAAAG ACCCGTATAACAGACACTGTCATCGGAGAGCGAAATTTTCACATATTTTACCAGTTACTATTAGGGGCTGATCTTCAGTTGCTAA AAGCGCTTAAGCTGTATCGAAATGTAGAGAAGTACGAGCTGCTGCGCAACACAACTGCCATGGAGGAGGATCGTATGAATTTTCATTATACCAAG CGATCTTTGGATGTATTGGGCCTTAGCTGTGAGGAAAGCAACTCTATTTTTCGGGTTATCGCTGTTGTTCTTAAGTtgggaaattttattttcgtaccTATTACCAACATTGATGGTACCGAGGGTTGTCAGGTGTCCAATGTTTACG AGGTTCAAGAGACAGCACAGCTCCTTAATATAGAAGCCCAAATCCTGATCAACTGTTTGACCAGAGCTAATAGCTCGAACAGTGCTCAAGAGGATGTGGGCTGTGAAATGGATGCCAGACAAGCGGCCACCAACCGAAACACCCTCTGTCGTACTCTCTACAGCCGCCTCTTCACCTGGCTGGTGAACAAAATTAATGAGTCCCTGAAATCGACTCAGCGCGAAAAGAACCTGGCGTTGCTTGATTTTTATGGATTCGAAGTGCTGGAGCACAACTCCTTTGAGCAGTTTGCCATTAATTACAGTGCGGAGAAGATCCATCAG AATTTTGTGTTCCATGTACTGCGCTCTGAGCAAGAACTATATATCCGAGAAGGATTGGAGTGGTCGCGGATTGACTATTTCGACAATGAGTCAATTTGTGAGCTGATAGACAAGCCCAGCTACGGCATCCTTAGCTTAATCAACGAATCCCATCTAAATAGTAACGAGGCTTTGCTTTTACGAGTTCAGCAGTGTTGTGCGGGGCATCCAAACTTTATGACCACCGGCAGTAACTCTATGTGCTTTCA AATACGTCACTTTGCGAGTGTGGTAAACTACTCAATACATCGGTTTCTTGAGAAGAATTCAGACATGCTGCCAAAGTACATCAGTGCTGGCTTTTACCAGAGTAAACTCTCTCTAGTGCAGAGCCTATTTCCCGAGGGAAATCCCCGACGGCAGGCCACCAAGAAGCCCAGCACGCTAAGCTCGAACATCCGAACACAGCTGCAGACGCTGCTGGCCATCGCAAAGCACCGCCGCTCTCACTATGTATTCTGCATCAAGCCCAACGAGGGCAAACAGCCGCACCAGTTTGATATGGCGCTGGTGCAGCACCAGGTGCGGTACATGTCGCTCATGCCGCTGGTCCACCTGTGCCGCACCGGCCACTGCTTCCACCTACTGCACGTCAAGTTCTTTCACCGTTACAAGCTGCTCAACAGCCTCACTTGGCCCCACTTCCACGGTGGCAGCCAGGTGGAGGGCATCGCTCTGATTATACGCAACTTGCCGCTGCCTTCGGCGGAGTTCACGATCGGCACCAAGAATGTGTTCGTGCGCAGTCCGCGCACCGTTTTCGAGCTGGAGCAGTTCCGCCGCCTGCGGATCAGCGAGCTGGCCGTGCTCATCCAGAAGATGTTTCGTATGTACCATGCGAGGAAGCGTTTTCAGCGAATGCGGCGCAGTCAGATGATCATCTCGAGCGCCTGGCGCACGTGGCGG GAGTGCCGATTTGGCATTCCCTTCACTGGTCGTAGGCATTTGTGGAGTTTATATCGTGTT GCCCGCGAGGAGTATCGGTCCTTGAAGTACAAACGCCAGGTTAAATGGGCCATCGAAGTGATAGGGCGTTACTACCGCCAGTGGAAGATCCAGCAGTTCCTGCTGACTATCCCCCTGCGTCTGCCCCCCAACACGTTGAGCCCGCTTTCTTCAGAATGGCCAGCGGCTCCTGTTTTTCTGGCAGATGCCTCGCGACAGTTGCGATCCATCTACCATCGCTGGAAGTGCTATGTCTACCGGAACTCGTTTGACCAGACAGCACGCAATCGAATGCGAGAGAAGGTCACAGCCAGTATAATCTTTAAGGACCGAAAAGCCTCCTATGCACGAAG CGTGGGCCATCCATTTGTGGGCGACTATGTGCGACTGCGCCACAACCAGCAGTGGAAGAAGATCTGCGCCGAGACTAACGATCAGTATGTGGTCTTTGCAGATATAATCAACAAAATAGCGCGCTCCAGTGGAAAG TTTGTGCCCATTTTGCTGGTATTGTCCACCTcatcgctgctgctgttggatCAGCGAACGCTGCAAATCAAGTACAGAGTGCCTGCATCGGAGATTTACCGGATGTCTCTGAGCCCCTACCTGGATGACATTGCTGTGTTCCACGTAAAGGCG TCTGAGTTTGGACGGAAAAAGGGAGACTTCGTGTTTCAAACGGGTCATGTAATTGAAATCGTGACCAAAATGTTTCTAGTCATACAAAATGCCACAGGCAAACCGCCGGAGATACACATAAGCACTGA ATTTGAAGCAAATTTCGGCCAACAAACTGTCATCTTCTCGTTCAAATACGGCGGCATGTCGGACCTAGCACAAGGCCCACCTAAGGTCACGCGCAAGGCGAACCGCATGGAGATAATTGTGTGA